A part of Homoserinibacter sp. YIM 151385 genomic DNA contains:
- a CDS encoding F0F1 ATP synthase subunit epsilon, producing MAELQVSVVAADHEVWSGAARQIIARTTEGEIGILAGHEPVLAILAEGEVRVTTAEGQVVTAKADDGFLSVDNDVVTIVAGAAELV from the coding sequence ATGGCCGAGCTCCAGGTGAGCGTCGTCGCGGCCGACCACGAGGTGTGGTCGGGCGCGGCGAGGCAGATCATCGCCCGCACGACCGAGGGCGAGATCGGCATCCTGGCCGGGCACGAGCCCGTCCTGGCGATCCTCGCCGAGGGCGAGGTGCGCGTCACCACGGCCGAGGGCCAGGTCGTCACCGCCAAGGCGGATGACGGCTTCCTCTCGGTCGACAACGACGTCGTCACGATCGTCGCGGGCGCGGCCGAGCTCGTCTGA
- the atpA gene encoding F0F1 ATP synthase subunit alpha, producing MTDISISPDEIRDALKDFAKSYTPSAAATTEVGTVVDAADGIAHVEGLPGVMANELIKFEDGTLGLALNLDENEIGVIVLGEFTGIQEGQPVTRTGEVLSVPVGDEFLGRVVDPLGQAIDGLGEITGEARRALELQAPGVMARKSVHEPLQTGIKAIDAMIPVGRGQRQLIIGDRQTGKTAIAIDTIINQKANWDSGDPEKQVRCIYVAIGQKGSTIASVKGALEDAGAMEYTTIVAAPASDPAGFKYLAPYTGSAIGQHWMYGGKHVLVIFDDLSKQAEAYRAVSLLLRRPPGREAYPGDVFYLHSRLLERCAKLSDELGAGSMTGLPIIETKANDVSAYIPTNVISITDGQIFLQSDLFNANQRPAVDVGISVSRVGGDAQVKSIKKVSGTLKLELAQYRSLEAFAMFASDLDAASRRQLARGARLTELLRQPQYSPYPVEEQVVSIWAGTNGHLDEVPVEDVLRFERELLDELNRNTDILSTLRDTNVLDDDTVAKLQSAVEDFKKGFQTGEGRALDAPGTEQVDEMPLEDINQEKIVKSRR from the coding sequence ATGACTGACATCAGCATCAGCCCGGACGAGATCCGCGATGCCCTGAAGGACTTCGCGAAGAGCTACACGCCCTCCGCGGCGGCCACCACCGAGGTCGGCACCGTCGTGGACGCGGCGGACGGCATCGCCCACGTCGAGGGCCTCCCCGGCGTCATGGCGAACGAGCTCATCAAGTTCGAGGACGGCACGCTCGGCCTCGCGCTGAACCTCGATGAGAACGAGATCGGCGTCATCGTCCTGGGCGAGTTCACCGGCATCCAGGAGGGCCAGCCCGTCACCCGCACGGGCGAGGTCCTCTCGGTCCCCGTCGGCGACGAGTTCCTCGGCCGCGTCGTCGACCCGCTCGGCCAGGCCATCGACGGCCTCGGCGAGATCACGGGCGAGGCGCGTCGCGCGCTCGAGCTCCAGGCTCCCGGCGTCATGGCGCGCAAGTCGGTCCACGAGCCGCTCCAGACCGGCATCAAGGCGATCGACGCCATGATCCCCGTCGGCCGCGGCCAGCGTCAGCTCATCATCGGCGACCGCCAGACCGGCAAGACCGCGATCGCGATCGACACGATCATCAACCAGAAGGCCAACTGGGATTCGGGCGACCCCGAGAAGCAGGTCCGCTGCATCTACGTCGCCATCGGCCAGAAGGGCTCCACGATCGCCTCCGTCAAGGGCGCGCTCGAGGACGCCGGCGCGATGGAGTACACCACCATCGTCGCGGCGCCCGCCTCCGACCCCGCGGGCTTCAAGTACCTCGCCCCCTACACCGGCTCGGCCATCGGCCAGCACTGGATGTACGGCGGCAAGCACGTCCTCGTCATCTTCGACGACCTGTCGAAGCAGGCCGAGGCGTACCGCGCCGTGTCCCTCCTCCTCCGCCGCCCGCCGGGGCGCGAGGCCTACCCGGGCGATGTCTTCTACCTGCACTCCCGCCTGCTCGAGCGCTGCGCGAAGCTCTCCGACGAGCTCGGCGCGGGCTCGATGACCGGCCTCCCGATCATCGAGACCAAGGCGAACGACGTCTCGGCGTATATCCCGACCAACGTGATCTCGATCACCGACGGCCAGATCTTCCTCCAGTCGGACCTGTTCAACGCGAACCAGCGTCCCGCGGTGGACGTCGGCATCTCGGTGTCACGCGTCGGCGGCGACGCGCAGGTGAAGAGCATCAAGAAGGTCTCCGGCACGCTCAAGCTCGAGCTCGCCCAGTACCGCTCGCTCGAGGCCTTCGCGATGTTCGCCTCCGACCTCGACGCGGCCTCGCGCCGTCAGCTCGCCCGAGGCGCCCGCCTCACCGAGCTGCTCCGCCAGCCGCAGTACTCGCCGTACCCCGTCGAGGAGCAGGTCGTCTCGATCTGGGCCGGCACGAACGGCCACCTCGACGAGGTCCCGGTTGAGGACGTGCTCCGCTTCGAGCGCGAGCTGCTCGATGAGCTGAACCGCAACACCGACATCCTCTCGACGCTCCGCGACACGAACGTCCTCGACGACGACACCGTCGCGAAGCTCCAGTCCGCGGTCGAGGACTTCAAGAAGGGCTTCCAGACCGGCGAGGGCCGCGCGCTCGACGCGCCCGGCACCGAGCAGGTCGACGAGATGCCGCTCGAGGACATCAACCAGGAGAAGATCGTCAAGTCGCGCCGCTAG
- the atpE gene encoding ATP synthase F0 subunit C, which yields MNLAEITGHLAPLAFGVATIGPAIGVGIVVGKTVESVARQPELQGRLTGLMFLGIAFTEALAFIAIAVGFIPFP from the coding sequence GTGAACCTCGCTGAGATCACCGGTCACCTCGCTCCGCTCGCCTTCGGCGTGGCCACCATCGGCCCGGCCATCGGCGTCGGCATCGTCGTCGGCAAGACCGTCGAGTCGGTCGCCCGTCAGCCGGAGCTCCAGGGCCGCCTCACCGGCCTCATGTTCCTCGGCATCGCCTTCACCGAGGCGCTCGCGTTCATCGCGATCGCCGTCGGCTTCATCCCCTTCCCGTAA
- a CDS encoding HAD-IA family hydrolase: MLLFVFDMDDVLYDYDWRHRMSGLSALTGHDLGELRSRWWTREGELAAEAGGFADGDAYLAAFNRALGTGFERADWVANRGGAMRPRAEAVEAVARAAELGQVTLLTNNGPLADEHLHELAPELVPVIGREHLRATSRYGARKPDPRVFERVLDAYGAPAASTFFADDLIANTESAASLGISVHTVRGPGTLRAAVEAFAASAG, encoded by the coding sequence ATGCTCCTCTTCGTCTTCGACATGGACGACGTCCTCTACGACTACGACTGGCGGCACCGGATGTCGGGCCTCAGCGCTCTGACCGGTCACGACCTCGGCGAGCTGCGCTCCCGCTGGTGGACGCGGGAGGGCGAACTCGCCGCCGAGGCGGGCGGCTTCGCCGACGGCGACGCCTACCTCGCCGCCTTCAATCGAGCGCTCGGCACGGGCTTCGAGCGCGCCGACTGGGTCGCCAACCGCGGCGGCGCGATGCGGCCGCGGGCGGAGGCGGTCGAGGCCGTCGCGCGCGCCGCGGAGCTCGGGCAGGTCACGCTGCTCACGAACAACGGCCCGCTCGCCGACGAGCACCTCCACGAGCTCGCCCCCGAGCTCGTGCCCGTGATCGGCCGCGAGCACCTGCGGGCGACGAGCCGCTACGGCGCGCGGAAGCCGGACCCGCGCGTCTTCGAGCGCGTGCTCGACGCCTACGGCGCGCCCGCCGCGAGCACCTTCTTCGCCGACGACCTCATCGCGAACACCGAGTCGGCCGCATCCCTCGGGATCTCCGTGCACACGGTCCGCGGGCCGGGAACGCTGCGCGCCGCCGTCGAGGCCTTCGCGGCCTCCGCCGGCTGA
- the atpD gene encoding F0F1 ATP synthase subunit beta, giving the protein MVATAKKPASTDSAAGVGRVSRVTGPVVDIEFPHDAIPEVYNALKTTITIGDTSTEITLEVAQHLGDDVIRAIALKPTDGIVRGQEVRDTGAAISVPVGDVTKGKVFDVTGEVLNAEPGEQLEITERWPIHRKPPAFDQLESKTALFETGIKSIDLLTPYVQGGKIGLFGGAGVGKTVLIQEMIQRVAQDHGGVSVFAGVGERTREGNDLIGEMEEAGVFDKTALVFGQMDEPPGTRLRVALSALTMAEYFRDVQKQDVLLFIDNIFRFTQAGSEVSTLLGRMPSAVGYQPNLADEMGILQERITSTRGHSITSLQAIYVPADDYTDPAPATTFAHLDATTELSREIASKGLYPAIDPLTSSSRIMDPRYLGEDHYRVATSVKQILQKNKELQEIIAILGVDELSEEDKITVSRARRIQQFLSQNTYMAKKFTGVEGSTVPLADTIESFDAIVKGDFDHVAEQAFFNVGPITDVEEKWAQIQKENG; this is encoded by the coding sequence ATGGTTGCCACCGCGAAGAAGCCCGCCTCGACGGACTCCGCCGCCGGCGTGGGACGCGTCTCCCGCGTCACCGGCCCGGTCGTCGACATCGAGTTCCCTCACGACGCCATCCCCGAGGTCTACAACGCCCTCAAGACCACGATCACGATCGGCGACACGTCGACCGAGATCACGCTCGAGGTCGCCCAGCACCTCGGCGACGACGTCATCCGCGCGATCGCGCTGAAGCCGACGGACGGCATCGTCCGCGGTCAGGAGGTCCGCGACACCGGTGCCGCGATCTCGGTGCCCGTCGGCGACGTGACCAAGGGCAAGGTCTTCGACGTGACCGGCGAGGTCCTCAACGCCGAGCCGGGCGAGCAGCTCGAGATCACCGAGCGCTGGCCGATCCACCGCAAGCCCCCGGCATTCGACCAGCTCGAGTCGAAGACCGCGCTCTTCGAGACCGGCATCAAGTCGATCGACCTCCTCACCCCCTACGTGCAGGGCGGCAAGATCGGCCTCTTCGGCGGTGCGGGCGTCGGCAAGACGGTCCTCATCCAGGAGATGATCCAGCGTGTCGCGCAGGACCACGGCGGCGTCTCGGTGTTCGCCGGTGTGGGCGAGCGCACCCGTGAGGGCAACGACCTCATCGGCGAGATGGAGGAGGCGGGCGTCTTCGACAAGACCGCCCTCGTCTTCGGCCAGATGGACGAGCCGCCGGGCACGCGCCTCCGGGTCGCGCTCTCCGCGCTGACCATGGCGGAGTACTTCCGCGACGTGCAGAAGCAGGACGTGCTCCTCTTCATCGACAACATCTTCCGCTTCACGCAGGCGGGCTCGGAGGTGTCGACGCTGCTCGGCCGCATGCCGTCGGCGGTGGGCTACCAGCCGAACCTCGCCGACGAGATGGGCATCCTCCAGGAGCGCATCACCTCGACGCGCGGCCACTCGATCACCTCGCTGCAGGCGATCTACGTCCCCGCGGACGACTACACCGACCCGGCGCCGGCGACGACCTTCGCGCACCTCGACGCCACGACGGAGCTCTCGCGAGAGATCGCCTCGAAGGGCCTCTACCCGGCGATCGACCCGCTGACCTCCTCCTCGCGGATCATGGACCCCCGCTACCTGGGCGAGGACCACTACCGTGTCGCGACCTCGGTCAAGCAGATCCTCCAGAAGAACAAGGAGCTGCAGGAGATCATCGCGATCCTCGGTGTCGACGAGCTCTCCGAGGAGGACAAGATCACGGTGTCGCGCGCGCGCCGGATCCAGCAGTTCCTCTCGCAGAACACCTACATGGCGAAGAAGTTCACCGGCGTCGAGGGCTCCACCGTCCCGCTCGCCGACACGATCGAGTCCTTCGACGCGATCGTCAAGGGCGACTTCGACCACGTCGCGGAGCAGGCGTTCTTCAACGTCGGCCCGATCACCGACGTCGAGGAGAAGTGGGCTCAGATCCAGAAGGAGAACGGCTGA
- a CDS encoding L-threonylcarbamoyladenylate synthase — MAPLFDSSDPAALLSGMRLARQAIARGELAVIPTDTVYGVAADAFQPEAVQRLLDAKGRDRTAPPPVLVPGVEQLGALADPVPTEVHALVEEFWPGGLTIILRSRPMLDWDLGETRGTVALRMPDEPLALELLADTGPLAVSSANRTGEPAALTAAEAEAMLGDSVAVYLEAGLIGDADHELARAGSTIVDATALEYPAGKLRILRHGVIADEDIIRVVGADRCA, encoded by the coding sequence ATGGCTCCCCTCTTCGACAGCTCGGACCCGGCGGCGCTCCTCTCGGGCATGCGCCTCGCGCGGCAGGCGATCGCGCGCGGCGAGCTGGCGGTCATCCCGACCGACACGGTCTACGGGGTCGCGGCGGATGCCTTCCAGCCCGAGGCGGTCCAGCGCCTCCTGGATGCGAAGGGCCGCGATCGCACCGCCCCGCCGCCCGTGCTCGTGCCCGGCGTCGAGCAGCTCGGCGCCCTCGCGGATCCGGTGCCGACCGAGGTGCACGCCCTCGTCGAGGAGTTCTGGCCGGGCGGGCTCACGATCATCCTCCGCTCGCGTCCCATGCTCGACTGGGATCTGGGGGAGACCCGCGGCACGGTCGCCCTCCGCATGCCGGACGAGCCGCTCGCCCTCGAGCTCCTCGCCGACACGGGCCCGCTCGCGGTCTCGAGCGCGAACCGCACGGGGGAGCCCGCCGCCCTGACCGCGGCGGAGGCGGAGGCGATGCTCGGCGACTCGGTCGCCGTGTACCTCGAGGCCGGCCTCATCGGCGACGCCGACCACGAGCTCGCGCGCGCCGGCTCGACGATCGTCGACGCGACGGCGCTCGAGTATCCGGCGGGGAAGCTGCGGATCCTGCGGCACGGCGTCATCGCCGACGAGGACATCATCCGCGTGGTCGGAGCCGATCGGTGCGCATAG
- a CDS encoding F0F1 ATP synthase subunit delta — MGSATRQALQAAKSALASTRGVKLETGEQLLAAGRAVDGSAQLRALLADPAVPESDKTAIIGRVFGSFDAPATKLLGTLAGVRWSSAAELVDGIEEIGIRAVAMASRDDIVGELFAFGAAVASDAELELAVGAKLSDPAGKVALVERLLGGRASASTTAIVRHLVQSPRGRRIGALVAQAARIVADSGDAIVATVTAASAPSAAQLKKLTAALAAQYGRTPRINLVIDPAILGGLRVQVGDDVIDGSVSARLQDLRIQLAG; from the coding sequence GTGGGATCCGCGACCAGGCAGGCGCTCCAGGCGGCCAAGTCCGCCCTCGCGTCCACGCGCGGCGTGAAGCTCGAGACCGGCGAGCAGCTGCTCGCCGCCGGGCGCGCCGTCGACGGCTCCGCGCAGCTGCGGGCGCTCCTGGCCGACCCCGCGGTGCCGGAGTCCGACAAGACGGCCATCATCGGCCGCGTCTTCGGCTCCTTCGATGCGCCCGCGACGAAGCTCCTCGGCACCCTGGCCGGTGTGCGCTGGTCCAGCGCGGCCGAGCTCGTGGACGGCATCGAGGAGATCGGCATCCGCGCGGTCGCGATGGCGTCGAGGGACGACATCGTGGGCGAGCTGTTCGCCTTCGGGGCCGCGGTCGCGAGCGACGCGGAGCTCGAGCTCGCGGTCGGCGCGAAGCTGAGCGACCCCGCCGGCAAGGTGGCGCTCGTCGAGCGTCTCCTCGGCGGGCGGGCCTCGGCCTCGACCACCGCGATCGTGCGGCACCTCGTCCAGAGCCCGCGCGGCCGCCGCATCGGCGCCCTCGTCGCCCAGGCCGCGCGCATCGTCGCCGACTCGGGCGACGCGATCGTCGCGACGGTGACCGCCGCCTCCGCCCCCTCCGCCGCGCAGCTCAAGAAGCTCACGGCGGCGCTCGCGGCCCAGTACGGCCGCACCCCGCGGATCAACCTCGTGATCGACCCCGCCATCCTCGGCGGCCTCCGGGTGCAGGTCGGCGACGACGTCATCGACGGCAGCGTCTCGGCGCGGCTGCAGGACCTCAGAATTCAGCTCGCCGGCTGA
- a CDS encoding F0F1 ATP synthase subunit B has translation MLYAFQTAVVAAEEGEQINPLIPADYDIIWSAVAFAIILVFFLVRVLPRLNKMLDERADVIEGGIKRAENAQAEAAAALDEYNKQLADARAEAARIREQARVDGQKIVAEAKEQATVEAQRVTTSAQAQIDAERAAALVSLRSEVGSLALDLASGVVGEALSDDKKSTALVDRFLADLESAEKAKAGK, from the coding sequence ATGCTGTACGCATTCCAGACCGCGGTCGTCGCGGCCGAAGAGGGTGAGCAGATCAACCCGCTCATCCCGGCCGACTACGACATCATCTGGTCGGCGGTCGCGTTCGCGATCATCCTGGTGTTCTTCCTCGTCCGGGTGCTCCCGCGCCTGAACAAGATGCTCGACGAGCGCGCCGATGTCATCGAGGGCGGGATCAAGCGGGCCGAGAACGCGCAGGCCGAGGCCGCCGCGGCGCTCGACGAGTACAACAAGCAGCTCGCCGACGCCCGTGCCGAGGCCGCCCGCATCCGCGAGCAGGCCCGCGTCGACGGGCAGAAGATCGTCGCCGAGGCGAAGGAGCAGGCGACCGTCGAGGCGCAGCGCGTCACGACGAGCGCCCAGGCGCAGATCGACGCCGAGCGCGCGGCCGCGCTCGTCTCGCTGCGGTCCGAGGTCGGCTCCCTCGCGCTCGACCTCGCCTCGGGCGTCGTCGGCGAGGCGCTGAGCGACGACAAGAAGTCGACCGCCCTCGTGGACCGCTTCCTCGCGGACCTCGAGTCGGCTGAGAAGGCGAAGGCGGGCAAGTAG
- a CDS encoding YaaA family protein → MLLLLPPSETKREGGPEGTALDLDALSFPQLASARRAALAELRALSTNLETAAAALKLGPKGAPEAAKNRVVRSSPVLPALDRFDGVLFDALEAGRLTAAQREFAARHVAVHSALFGLLGALDPIPSYRLSHDSRLPGRTLKGIWRERTGELLAAHPGLIIDARSEGYAALGPLPRRPDAVFLRVVSEDAGGRKRALNHFNKQAKGRFARAIVESGEVHEDVAGLLAWAARSGWRLETGAPGELDLVV, encoded by the coding sequence GTGCTGCTCCTGCTGCCGCCCTCGGAGACGAAGCGGGAGGGCGGGCCGGAGGGCACCGCCCTCGATCTCGACGCGCTCTCCTTCCCGCAGTTGGCGTCCGCCCGCCGGGCGGCCCTCGCCGAACTCCGCGCGCTCTCGACGAATCTCGAGACGGCGGCGGCGGCGCTGAAGCTCGGCCCGAAGGGGGCACCCGAGGCGGCGAAGAACCGGGTCGTCCGCTCCTCGCCCGTGCTCCCGGCGCTCGATCGCTTCGACGGGGTCCTGTTCGACGCGCTCGAGGCGGGTCGTCTGACGGCGGCGCAGCGCGAGTTCGCCGCGCGTCATGTCGCGGTGCACTCGGCCCTGTTCGGCCTCCTCGGTGCGCTCGATCCGATCCCGAGCTATCGGCTGTCGCACGACTCGCGGCTGCCAGGACGCACGCTCAAGGGCATCTGGCGCGAGCGGACGGGCGAGCTGCTCGCCGCCCACCCGGGGCTGATCATCGATGCGCGCTCCGAGGGGTACGCCGCGCTCGGCCCGTTGCCGCGGCGCCCGGATGCCGTCTTCCTCCGCGTCGTGAGCGAGGACGCCGGCGGCCGGAAGCGGGCGCTCAACCACTTCAACAAGCAGGCGAAGGGGCGCTTCGCGCGCGCCATCGTCGAATCCGGCGAGGTCCACGAGGATGTCGCCGGGCTGCTCGCCTGGGCCGCGCGCAGCGGCTGGCGTCTCGAGACCGGGGCGCCGGGCGAGCTCGACCTCGTCGTGTGA
- a CDS encoding F0F1 ATP synthase subunit gamma, with translation MGAQLRVYRQKIRSAQTTKKITRAMELISASRIQKAQQRVKASTPYARAVTRAVSAVATYSNVDHILTTEAEKPTRAAIVLFTSDRGLAGAFNSQVIREAGELRARLEGEGKEVVHYLIGRKAVQYFQFRRRESEQQWVGGTDSPEFETAREIGQAIVDKFVQPTAEGGVDEIHVVYNRFVSMLTQTPETVRLLPLEVVEGMDEPGAKDILPLYEFEPDADRVLDSLLPVYIESRIFNAMLQSAAAKHAATQKAMKAASDNADGLIRDYTRLANNARQAEITQQISEIVGGADALSSK, from the coding sequence ATGGGAGCCCAGCTTCGGGTCTACCGGCAGAAGATCCGCTCTGCCCAGACGACCAAGAAGATCACCCGTGCCATGGAGCTGATCTCGGCGTCGCGCATCCAGAAGGCGCAGCAGCGCGTCAAGGCGTCCACGCCGTACGCGCGCGCCGTCACCCGCGCGGTGTCCGCGGTCGCGACCTACTCGAACGTCGACCACATCCTCACGACGGAGGCCGAGAAGCCGACGCGTGCGGCCATCGTCCTCTTCACCTCCGACCGCGGCCTCGCGGGCGCGTTCAACTCGCAGGTCATCCGCGAGGCGGGCGAGCTCCGGGCCCGGCTCGAGGGGGAGGGCAAGGAGGTCGTCCACTACCTGATCGGCCGCAAGGCGGTGCAGTACTTCCAGTTCCGCCGCCGCGAGTCCGAGCAGCAGTGGGTCGGCGGCACCGACAGCCCCGAGTTCGAGACGGCCCGCGAGATCGGCCAGGCCATCGTGGACAAGTTCGTCCAGCCGACGGCGGAGGGCGGGGTGGACGAGATCCACGTCGTCTACAACCGCTTCGTCTCGATGCTGACGCAGACGCCGGAGACGGTCCGCCTGCTCCCGCTCGAGGTCGTGGAGGGCATGGACGAGCCCGGGGCGAAGGACATCCTCCCGCTCTACGAGTTCGAGCCGGATGCCGACCGCGTGCTGGACTCGCTCCTGCCCGTCTACATCGAGAGCCGCATCTTCAACGCCATGCTCCAGTCGGCGGCGGCGAAGCACGCGGCCACCCAGAAGGCGATGAAGGCCGCGAGCGACAACGCCGACGGCCTCATCCGCGACTACACCCGGCTGGCGAACAACGCGCGCCAGGCCGAGATCACGCAGCAGATCTCCGAGATCGTGGGCGGCGCCGACGCCCTCAGCTCGAAGTAA
- a CDS encoding glycosyltransferase family 4 protein, translating to MVFYGLVALIAAGVTFSLALLIWRLSVRFRLYPKIRERDVHSRPTPRLGGVAMFFGVIAAFAVASQLPSFSIVFSEPGKILGLLGAALLIVLIGAADDIWDLDWLTKLAGQLIAAGLMAWQGIQIISVPLPGVRALPSPIISLLLTVVIVVLVMNAVNFIDGLDGLVAGVAIIANGVFFIYSYTISYGQTEQSDYFNLAQLITAILIGACLGFLPLNWHRAKLFMGDAGALLTGLLMAASTVAVTGQIDPDRVAQAELLLPAFIPILLPFAVLVVPLLDFSLAVIRRLSAGKSPFSADRKHLHHRLLDMGHSHFHAVLIFYAWTAAASVGCLLFLFTDWWWAVTVTSAGLVVCTIVTLSPLSRRKAVEAAVQAAGSERTDASLARFDPLDAAAAEEPEDAAPSEAEADAVLERIATGPITTGAISRRSTEEDAE from the coding sequence ATAGTCTTCTACGGCCTCGTCGCGCTCATCGCGGCCGGGGTCACCTTCTCGCTCGCGCTCCTCATCTGGCGGCTGAGCGTGCGGTTCCGGCTCTACCCGAAGATCCGCGAGCGCGACGTCCACTCCCGCCCGACGCCGCGGCTGGGCGGGGTGGCGATGTTCTTCGGCGTGATCGCCGCCTTCGCGGTCGCCTCGCAGCTCCCGAGCTTCTCGATCGTGTTCTCGGAGCCCGGCAAGATCCTCGGCCTCCTCGGCGCCGCCCTCCTCATCGTGCTCATCGGCGCGGCCGACGACATCTGGGATCTCGACTGGCTCACGAAGCTCGCGGGCCAGCTCATCGCGGCCGGCCTCATGGCGTGGCAGGGGATCCAGATCATCTCGGTGCCGCTGCCCGGCGTGCGCGCGCTGCCGTCGCCGATCATCTCGCTGCTGCTCACCGTCGTGATCGTGGTCCTCGTGATGAACGCCGTGAACTTCATCGACGGGCTCGACGGGCTCGTCGCGGGGGTCGCGATCATCGCGAACGGCGTGTTCTTCATCTACAGCTACACGATCTCCTACGGGCAGACGGAGCAGAGCGACTACTTCAACCTCGCGCAGCTCATCACCGCGATCCTCATCGGCGCGTGCCTGGGCTTCCTGCCGCTCAACTGGCACCGGGCGAAGCTGTTCATGGGGGATGCGGGGGCGCTGCTGACAGGCCTGCTCATGGCCGCCTCGACGGTCGCCGTCACGGGGCAGATCGACCCGGACCGGGTCGCGCAGGCCGAGCTGCTGCTGCCGGCGTTCATCCCGATCCTGCTGCCCTTCGCGGTGCTCGTCGTGCCGCTGCTCGACTTCAGCCTCGCCGTGATCCGGCGTCTCAGCGCCGGGAAGTCGCCCTTCAGCGCCGACCGCAAGCACCTCCACCACCGCCTGCTCGACATGGGGCACTCGCACTTCCACGCGGTCCTGATCTTCTACGCCTGGACGGCGGCCGCGAGCGTCGGCTGCCTGCTGTTCCTCTTCACCGACTGGTGGTGGGCCGTCACGGTCACGAGCGCCGGCCTCGTGGTCTGCACGATCGTGACGCTGTCGCCGCTCAGTCGCCGCAAGGCCGTCGAGGCCGCGGTCCAGGCCGCGGGCTCCGAGCGCACCGACGCCTCCCTCGCCCGCTTCGATCCGCTGGATGCCGCGGCGGCCGAGGAGCCCGAGGACGCCGCCCCCTCCGAGGCGGAGGCGGACGCGGTCCTCGAGCGGATCGCCACCGGACCGATCACGACCGGCGCGATCTCGCGCCGCAGCACCGAGGAGGACGCCGAGTGA
- a CDS encoding AAA family ATPase, producing the protein MLVVFAGLPGSGKSTISEVVGNRLGMPVVSVDPIESSILRAGIDSDQPTGLAAYLVAETLAESVLASSGPGVIVDAVNAVEPAREQWLGLAERQSVPLRFIEVVCSDEELHRERLETRTRTNPQLREPGWHLVEQALDEWQDWSGLSAAVPRITLDSSRALGENVDQAIAFLAS; encoded by the coding sequence ATGCTCGTCGTCTTCGCGGGTCTGCCCGGCTCCGGCAAGAGCACGATCAGCGAGGTCGTCGGCAACCGCCTCGGCATGCCGGTCGTCTCGGTCGACCCGATCGAGTCCTCGATCCTGCGCGCCGGGATCGACTCCGACCAGCCGACCGGGCTCGCCGCCTACCTCGTGGCGGAGACCCTCGCGGAGTCCGTGCTCGCGAGCAGCGGGCCGGGCGTGATCGTGGATGCCGTGAACGCGGTCGAGCCGGCGCGCGAGCAGTGGCTCGGCCTCGCAGAGCGCCAGTCGGTGCCCCTGCGCTTCATCGAGGTGGTCTGCAGCGACGAGGAGCTCCACCGTGAGCGGCTCGAGACGCGCACCCGCACGAACCCGCAGCTGCGCGAGCCGGGCTGGCACCTCGTCGAGCAGGCGCTCGACGAATGGCAGGACTGGTCCGGGCTGAGCGCGGCGGTCCCGCGCATCACGCTCGACTCCAGCCGCGCGCTCGGCGAGAACGTCGATCAGGCGATCGCCTTCCTGGCCAGCTGA
- the atpB gene encoding F0F1 ATP synthase subunit A, with protein MSSAPAALAGVLPIAAGGDGEFHGPSLEEFFPPVIAFEGTPFELNRIMLIRLLVVALLLIWLFIATRKMSLVPKRGQVINEFLFGFVRNNIIIETLGEKDGKRFMPVLMAMFFFIVGMNVTGIVPGLNIAGSSVIGLPLVLALVSYVLFIYAGLRKHPGSFLKNSLFPSGVPWYLYFIVTPIEFISTFILRPVTLAIRLLMNMVAGHMLLVLCFSATHFFLFTAGGFFGLFSIGTFAFGFAFTLFELLVAVLQAYVFTLLTAVYIQLALAEEH; from the coding sequence GTGTCATCCGCCCCCGCGGCCCTGGCCGGCGTGCTCCCGATCGCCGCCGGCGGTGACGGGGAGTTCCACGGTCCCTCGCTGGAGGAGTTCTTCCCTCCCGTGATCGCCTTCGAGGGCACGCCCTTCGAGCTCAACCGGATCATGCTGATCCGCCTGCTCGTCGTCGCGCTGCTCCTCATCTGGCTCTTCATCGCGACGCGCAAGATGTCGCTCGTGCCCAAGCGCGGCCAGGTCATCAACGAGTTCCTGTTCGGCTTCGTGCGGAACAACATCATCATCGAGACGCTCGGCGAGAAGGACGGCAAGCGCTTCATGCCGGTTCTCATGGCGATGTTCTTCTTCATCGTCGGCATGAACGTCACCGGCATCGTCCCGGGCCTCAACATCGCGGGGTCCTCGGTCATCGGCCTGCCGCTCGTGCTCGCGCTCGTCTCCTACGTGCTCTTCATCTACGCGGGGCTGCGCAAGCACCCGGGCTCGTTCCTCAAGAACTCGCTCTTCCCGAGCGGCGTCCCGTGGTATCTGTACTTCATCGTCACCCCGATCGAGTTCATCTCGACCTTCATCCTCCGCCCGGTCACGCTCGCCATCCGTCTTCTCATGAACATGGTCGCGGGCCACATGCTGCTCGTGCTCTGCTTCTCGGCGACGCACTTCTTCCTCTTCACCGCAGGCGGCTTCTTCGGGCTGTTCAGCATCGGAACCTTCGCCTTCGGCTTCGCGTTCACGCTCTTCGAGCTGCTCGTCGCCGTGCTCCAGGCCTACGTCTTCACCCTGCTCACCGCCGTCTACATCCAGCTCGCGCTGGCTGAAGAGCACTGA